The nucleotide sequence CTCGAAGAATAAATCACCTTCCTCTTCGTACACATCCAACCCCAAGTATTTGATCTTTTCGCACTTAAGGCCCTCAATCACCGCTCGTCCATCAATAAGGGCGCCGCGGCTGGTGTTGATGAGCATCATGCCTTCTTTCATTTGGTTGATGGACTCCTCGTTGATCAGGTGGTACGTCTGGGGCGTGAGGGGGCAATGCAACGAAATAATGTCGGACTGAGCATATAGAGTTGGGAGGTCTGTAAACTCCACGCCTAGCTCGTCGGAAGCAGCGCTGGGTTGCACATCATACCCGAGCACCCGGCAGCCGAAGCCTTTCAGAATGCGGGCCGTCACCAACCCGATGGCGCCTAGCCCAATAAGCCCGACCGTGCGCCCATGCAAATCGAAGCCCATGAGGCCGTTGAGGGCGAAATTGCCTTCCCGGACTCGGTTGTAGGCGCGGTGCGTTTTGCGGTTCAGCGCCAAAATCAAGGCCAAAGTATGCTCTGCCACGGCATAGGGCGAGTAGGCTGGTACGCGCACCACTGGCAAGTTGAGGGCGGCGGCCGTTTTCAGGTCCACGTTGTTGAAGCCCGCGCACCGCAGAGCCAACAGTTGAACTCCATTTTCAGCTAACTGGTGCAACACCTGCGCATCAACCACATCATTGACAAACACGCATACTACCTCCGCGCCTTGGGCCAGTGGAGCAGTGCTGGCATTGAGCGGCACCTCCAGAAACCGGAGCTGATGGCCGTACTGCTGATTAACTTCTTCGAAAAACTGGTGGTCGTAGGGCTTTGTATTGAAGAAGGTGATAGTCATGCAGAGGAAGTAAGAAGGAACCCGAGAAAGAACAACTACGCTCCGGCCCTATTGTGTTGAGAAGTCGGCAGTAAATCAAATAACCACGTTTTCTGTACCACTGAGCGGCCGCGGTGTTGCCGAACAAGCTTGTTGTTCATCAAAACGCCGCGCAACAAATCCAGAAACGGCAGTTCTGAATCTGTTGCGCGGCGCATCATTCCGAACAGTACGGGGCTACTACCAAGCGTAAGTTGACAGGCAGCTATTTACCAGCCGCTTACCAGCCGCCTTATGCTTTGACCATGTACTTAAGGAGCGGGTTCTTCTTGATGCTCTTCAGCCCATCAACTACCGATTCGGCGTTTTGGCGGGCGCCGGCCTCGATGGTGTGGGTGTGGTCGGTGGTGTTGAAATACGTGCTCTTTACTTTCTCCTCCCCTTCCTTGTCGTATTTGTCGGCAATAATTTTGTTGAGGTCGATAAAGTAGGCGCCGCCTTGCTTGGCCGCTTCCGAGGCCCACAGGCCGTAGTCGGCGGTGGCGCGGTTCACTTTGCCGGCAGTCCAGGTATTGCGCGGGATGGGCGAGCAAACATAGACCGTGGCGCCTTTGGCTTTGGCCTCGGCAATGAATTGGCGTAGGTACCAGCCGTAGCTGTGCACCACTTCCTGCTGCTTCTTGATGGGGTTGTAGATTTCCTGGCTTTCCTCGCCATTGCTTTTGATGGTGCCCCGCGCCCGCGCCGTGTCGGCTAGCGGGCCGTTGTCGTTGTGGCCGAATTGCATGATTACGAAGTCGCCGGGCTTGATGTTCGCTTGCACTTTGTCCCAGAGGCCGTTGGTGCGGAACGTGCGGCTGCTGGTGCCGCCGAGGGCGTTGTTGCGCACCGCAAGGCGGGTGGTATCGAAATGAGCCGGCAGGAAATTGCCCCACCCCCATAGGCCACCGTCGCCCTTGCCTTTGCCGTTTTTCACCGTCGAATCACCTATCAGGAACAGCGTTGGTTTCTTGGAAGCTTGCGGCAGGATGGTGAAAGCGGAGAGAGCAAGTAGCACGAGCAATAAGCCATAGGTTAAAACTCCTTTGTTGCGCTGCGTGCTTTCGTGTGGTTGGTGTTGCATACGTGAGGTTCTGCGTGTTGCGAAATAGGTTTTCACTTCTTCGCCAGAAATTTAGTGAGCGGCAACCGTTTGGCTGCTTTGATGCCGTCTGCTACCGATTCGGCGTTGAGGCGGGCGCCGGCTTCGTTGGTGTGAGTATGGTCGCCGGGGAAGAATTTCTTTACTTCATAGGGGCCGAGCTTGTCGTATTTGTCGGCCGTGATGCTGTTCAAATCAATGAACGTCACCCCTTCCTGCTTGGCTACTTCGGCGGCCCACTTGCCGTAGTCGTTGGTGGCCCGAATCACCTTGCCTTCTTTCCACTCGTTGCGCGGAATCATGGAGGCCACCATGGGCGTGGCGCCTTTGGCTTTCGCCTCTTTTATGAATTTGCGCAGGTACCAGCCGTAGGTATGCACCGTTTCCTGGCGGCCATCGGGCCACACCAAATCCTTGGTTTCTTCGCCGGTACCCTTAAGCACGCCTCGGCGGCCGGCCTTAGTGGTATCGGGGGCGCTGCCTTCGTTGTGGCCGAACTGCATGATCAGAAAGTCGCCGGGCTTTAGAGCGTTGTGCACTTTGTCCCAGCGACCTTCCGAGATAAACGTACGGGTGCTACGGCCGGCCATGGCGCTGTTGTTGATGCTGATTCTGGTGGTATCGAAGTAGCTAGCGAGTTGGCTGCCCCACCCGGCTTGGGGTGCGTTAGTATTGCGCACTGTGGAGTCGCCGATAAGGTAGAGCGTGGGCTTGGATGGCTTTAGGAAGGCGGTTAAAACGCAACATAGCGCGAGCAGCGCAAATAAGTTTTTCATGGATGCGGGGTGTTGCTTCTCTTGAACTTCGCTGTGGATGTTCGAAATGAATTTAAAGTGACACGCCCAAAACGCAGTCAGCTTAACCAGAACAGAAAGTCTTGCAAAGCTTGCCAAAGCATTGGGCGTGCTGACGCTAAGGAAGGCATTGTCATGCTGAGCGGAGTCGAAGCATCTCGCTTGATTTATTGGGTTAGTCTTACAACCTTAGCACGCGAGATGCTTCGACTCCGCTCAGCATGACGTTCTAGTTGTGCTAGGCATTAGCACGCCCAATGCTTCGACTGCGCTTGCCCTCAGCATGACAAACGGATTAGGTTGGCACGATTGCAATTAGATGGAATGCTATGTTGATTAGGCTTGGCTAATCACTTGCCAATTTTTGCCGTTTCCGGTTTCATGCCTTCACCTAAGTAGTAGCTGGTGTGCGGGGGCTGGTTGTAACCCACGTTTTCGCGGGCTACGCCAAGCCGATACGCGGGGTCCTGCATCAGGGTCACGAAACGGTGCGTAGTCGGAATGGTGGTCGTGAAAATCAGCAGCTCGTCGTTGTTGGCGTTGCGCCACATCACTTCTTCCCGCCAGTCGCCGAACAGGTCAGCACTCACGCAAGGCGTAGCTTTTGTGCCGTTGCACGAAGCCGCCCCGAACGGCTTGCCATCCAGCAGCGTGCTGGCAGCTCCGGCCTTGTACTCCCACTTGGAAACGGTGGTGCCATCCAGCAGTTCGCGCAGTAGGTCGCCGTCCCACCACAGACCGAAATTCACGGCACGCGGCGCGGGGCCAATAGGTTCGCCTTTGCAAGTAAGCAAGCCCAGTTCCCGGTTGCTAACCCAGACCTCGGCACCCGCATAACGTGGGTCAATATCAGCGGCCATACCCCGGCCTACATCCTGACCTGGCAGCCCCGAAAACAACACCTTGCCCGTAAGAGCATCGTACATGGCGGCGCCTGGCCCATTTTCATGACCGGGCACTTTCTCTTCGTTTTCGTGCACACCCCAGGCTTCCAGGTCGGGCGTGGAAGGGTCGAAGTTGCTGACGTGCAGCGCATCACCGTGGCGCAGGCCGGTGCTGAATAGGCCCTTGCCATTGTCATCCACTACCATCGAGCCATACACAATTTCGTCTTTGCCATCGAAATCTACATCGTTGACGCTCAGGCCGTGGTTGCCCATCCCAGAGAACGGGTTCTTGTCGTCTTGCGAGTCGAACATCCAGCGGGAAGTGAGCTTGCCGTCGCGCCAGTCCCAGGCGGCCAGCACGGTGCGGCCGTAGTAGCCGCGGCACATTACGGCGCTGGCGTGCACGCCATCCAGATACGCTACGGCGGCCAGCATCCGGTCGGCGCGGTTACCGTGGCTGTCGTTGCCGCCGTTGCCCCCAATGCCGCCCCAGCCGCCCAGCGGGTCGCGGCCGGGCGCGTAGGGCGCGGTGGCCAGCGCGGCTCCGGTCAGGCCGTTGAACACAGTGAAAAACTCGGGGCCCGCCAGTACCCGGCCGTATTTACTGTCGCGGGGGCTGGCTACGGGCGGGCCATCGGTGGGCACGGTGAGGGTCCGGTAGTCTTTGCTGGCGTCGCCGATGATGGTGCCTTTGCCGTCCGTGGTGCCATCGGCGGTTTTGCAGGCCACTTCGGCTTTGCCGTCCCCATCAAAGTCGTACACCAGAAACTGCGTGTAGTGCGCCCCGGCTCGGATGTTCTTGCCCAAGTTGATGCGCCACAACTGCGTGCCATCGAGCTTGTAGGCATCGAGCAGTACTGGCCCCGCAATGCCCGCCGAACCATTGTCGCGGGCGTTGGAAGGCTCCCACTTCAGCACAATCTCGTACTGCCCGTCGCCATCCAAATCCGCTACGGAGGCGTCGTTGGCGGTGTAGGTGTATTCGCTGGTTTCGGTGCCGCTGCTTACGCTACCGCCGGCAGGGCGCTTCAACGGGACTCGCATAAAGTTCTGCGCCCATACGGCCGCTTGCTCAAGGGGCGCATCCTGCGGGCTGCGGCTGGTGCTTTTGCCCGCTACCAGCTGCACCGAGTACGAGTAGGTTTGGGTGGCATCGGCGGTTTTATCGACCCAATTGGTGCTGGTGGCAATGGGCTTGCTGGTCAGCTTTACGGCCTTGCCTCCCTTCGCCTGGCGGAACACCAGAAACCCCGCACCCTCCGGATCGGAATTCAACAGGCGCCAGCTTACAAACACCCCGCCTCCCTCCTGCTTTACCGCCACTACGCCGCGGCCGAGCCGTTCCAGTTGGCGCTGCGTGGCGGCAGGGTGAGACGTGGATTTCAACCTTGGCTTAGTGGAAAAACCAGCGGCCAGCAAGCCGCTACACAGCAACATATAGCCTGCTTTGTTGGTGTACTTCATATGTGATTAGGTAGGCACAAAGAATAGCAATGAGTCGTCTGGAGGACTAGCGCTTCAACAGCTCCAAAAACAATGGGCAGCTTTTATCCAGCTGCCCATTGCACTCGAAACTACCCGTTAGTTGTACCCCGGATTCTGCTCCCAGAAGCCAGGATTGAGCCGCAATTCCAACAGCGGAATCGGGAAAATCAGGTCGTGCTCGTCAAGCTGCCGGAAGTTGGCGCCGCCAGTGGCCGTGGTGCCCGTGGTGCTACGCTTAAAGGCCGTCATGACGGAAATGGCATTGCCGGTGCGCACCAGGTCGTGCCAGCGCTGGCCTTCGGCGATGAACTCGTAGCGGCGCTCTTTCAGCACGGCAGCCCGGAAGGCATCCCGGGAGGCAGCCTCGGGCGAAGCCGCAGTGTACTCAGGGATTCCCGAGCGTTTCCGAATCAGGTTAATGAGCGTGAGGGCCATGGCTGGGGGCGGGCCGCTGGTTTCCTCGCCCAACACCTCGGCGTACATCAGCACCACATCCTCGAAGCGGATGATGGGGAAGTTGTTGGGGTAGTCGGTGCGGTTTTGAATGCCGGTAATGCCTTTCTCCAGGAACTTGGTTAGCTGTGGGCGGCCCGCCGTAATGGCATTAGTAGTAGGGTTGCGAATAACCGAATCCAGCGTTGCGGCCTTGCGCTTGTCGATCTTAGGCCAGTTGGCACCGAACAACGCAGGAGGCAACGTGAAATCTGCTTGAAACCCGGTAAACGGCGACCAGAACGTAGGAAATACCTGGCCTTGCTGCCACGGAATAGGGTTGCCCAAGCCAGTGCCGCCCGAAATGTATTGCAGCTCAAATACCGCATATTTGTTGTCGTTGGCTGACTTGAACAGGTCGGCGAAGTTCGCAGCCACCGAGAAGGTACTGGCCCCACCAGCGGCGTACACGTCTGCAAGCTGCTGCTTGGCCAGCGGCAGGGCGCTGGCTTGGCGCAGCGGGTAGCCGTACATGGTCAGGTACACTTTGGCTAGCAAGGCTTTCGCCGCCCACCGGGTAGCCCGGCCTTTCTCGGTCGTACCATAGCTGGCAGGCAGGTTGGCCGCCGCGAAGGTCAAATCGTCCACGATGAACTTGTACACGTCGGCTACCGGGGAGCGGGGCACTTGTTTCGCCTCCTCGATGCCCAAGGTCTTCTCAACGATCGGCACGGCGCCCCAATAGCGCACCAGGTCGAAGTACGCCAAGGCCCGCAGAAACCGCGCCTCCCCCTTGAACTGCTCGACGCGCGCAAACGTGAAGGGCTCGACTTTCTCCTGCAAGATGTTGGCCCGGTACACAATTTCATATAAGTCGGTCCAGGTAGCTTGCAGCTGATTGGTTTGCGACGTGGTGTTGAAGTTGCTTACGTCGCTGTAGTCGCGCTGTACCGAAGCCACGTCGGCCGCCACGTTGTCGGAGCGGAATTCCGCTAAAAACCAGTACGAGTTTTCGGGCAATGACAGGCAGCCATTGTAGATAGCAAGTACGGCCTGGTTGAGTTGAGTTTCGCTGTTGTAAAACTCGTCGGCTATGTTGTTGGCTACCGGCGGAATATACAGGATGTCTTCGCTGCAGGCCGTAGTCAGCAGTCCGGCCAAGCCCAGGGCTGCGGCGTAAGTGAAATATTTATAGGATTTCATTGGAGTGGCGATTGAAATGGGGGACGTTACAGCGACAGGTTGAAGCCAAACGTGTACGTGCGGGACTGCGGGTAGCTACCGTTGTCGAAGCCACCGGCCTGCAGGGCCTCAGGTGAGAAGCCGCCGGTGTAGTTGTGCCAGATGTAAGCGTTTTCAATGGCCACATACACGCGGGCTCCGGCGTAGAACGACTTCTTGGGCAAGTTGTAGCCCAGCGTGATGTTCTTGAGGCGGATGTAGTCGGAGCTATATAGCCAGCGCGAATCGAGCAGGGAGCTGTTTTGCGCCGTGATGCTCGGCGTTTTGCCGTCGCCCGGCTCGTCCACTGACTTCCAGCGGTTGTTCCAGGTGCTGGCGTGGTTGTAGAGGTAGCCCATACCCGGCCGGTCGATGGAGCGGCCAATCAGCGAGTACAAGTCGCCGCCCGCCTGGGCGTTCACCAGCACGTTCAGGTCGAAGTTCTTGTAGCGGAAGCTATTGGTAACACCGAAGATGAATTTGGGCTGCGGGTTGCCAATGATGGTGCGGTCGTCAACGGTGATCTTGCCGTCGCCATTCATGTCCTGGTACTTGATGTCGCCTACGCGGGTGTTGTCTAGCTTGGGCTGGGTGTCCACCTCGGCTTGGGTCTGGTACACGCCAATGGCCTTGTAAAGCAAGAACGAGTTGATGGGCGCTCCTACTTGCAGGATGCTAACAAAGCCGCCAGGGCTTTCCCCGCTGGGCACGGGCGTGTTGTCGTAGTCGAGCCGCTCTACGCGGTTGATGTTGTAGGAAGCGTTGAAGTTGGTAGTCCACTCGAAGGCCTTCACCATGTTGCGGGAAGTCAACCCCAGTTCTACCCCCTGGTTGTACACTTCCCCGATGTTAACGAACGTGCGGGTGAAGCCCGTCAGCGACGACAGCGGCACCCGATAGAGCATGTCGGTGGTGTTTTTCGTGTAGTAGTCGGCCGTTACTTGCAGGCGGCTTTGCAGCACGCTGAAGTCGAGGCCGTAGTTGAAGCTGGCGGTCTGCTCCCAGCCCAGGTTGGTGTTGTCGATGCCGCTGGAGCTGAACCCGTTAACGCTTACCCCATTCAAGGGGTAGTTTGCTGCGCCCAAGAGGGCGAACTGCGAGTTGTTGGGAATACGGTTGTTGCCCGTCACGCCCCAGCTGGCCCGCAGCTTCAGGTCGCTGACGAGGGTCACGTCCTGCATGAAATCCTCGCCCGACAAACGCCAGCCCACCGACACGGCCGGGAAGTAGCCCCACCGGTTGTCGGACCCGAATTTGGATGACCCGTCGCGCCGCAAACTGGCCGAGACTAGGTATTTCTGCTTGTAGTCGTACTGGGCCCGGGTGAAGTAAGACAACAGAGCTTCCTTGAAGGCGAAAATACCGTTCTGGTTGGTGGTCGAGTTGTTGCGGTCAAACAGGAAGGTGTTGTCGTTGGGCAACTGGGTGTTTTCCTGGGTGGACCGGTCTTCGCGGGTGCGCTCCACAGAGTAGCCCAGAATGGCATTCAGACTGTGGTCGCCGAAGGTGCGGGTGTAGTTCAACACGCTCTGGAAGAGGTAACGTGTGTTGAACGTTTGGTAGTAGCGCGAGCGGCTCAATGAGCCCTCCGGAGCACCAAACCATTCGCGGCTGGAGTTGGTCGGGAAGAACTGCTGGTCCTGGAAATAGCCGTTGTCCATGGCGCCCAGCAATTGCAGTTGCAGGCCCTTGTAGATGTCGAAGTTCAAGCCCATGTTGGCGTTGAGGCGGGTACGGGTGCCATTGGCCTGGGTGCGTTCCATTACGGCCACTGGGCTGATGTAGCGGCCCGACCACGCATACGTAGTGTAGGGGTCAGCGCCGACATATATGCCCGCTTCTTTGGGGCCTACGGGCGGCATTTGGGCGGCGTTCAGGGCCTGCCCGCCGGTGCCATCCACACGGCCCAGGCTGCTCCACTCCATGCTGGGCGCCAGGGTCATGAACAGCTTGATTCCCTTGCGAATTTGGGCGTCGAAGTTGGCCCGGAGCGTGGCGCGCTTCAAGTCACTCCCAATGATGATGCCCTTCTGGTCCAGGAAAGAGCCGTTCACGTTATAGGTTATGTTGTCGGTACCGCCCGACACGCCCACTGTGTACTGCTGCATAATGGCACGGCGGAAAATAGCATCCTGCCAGTCGATGTAGGAAAGGCTGTCTTCGCCGTAGGCCCACTTCGGGTCGTGGGTGTAGCGGATGATGTTGGTGCCGCTTGGCGGCGTGCCGTTCACGGTCAGGCGTTGAATGCGGGTTTCACGCGAGTCTTCTATGCGGTTGATAGGATTTTGCGCCAGCCAGTCCAGGTCGATGCCTTCCTTGCGCATCTGAATCCACTCTTCAGCCGATTGCACATCGAGGCGGCTTTCCGCTATCTGCATGCCCGTGAAGCCGGAGAACTGCAGCTTGGCCGCGCCCTTCTTGCCGCGTTTGGTGGTCACGAGCACCACACCGTTGGAGCCGCGCGAGCCGTAAATAGCCGCCGAAGCTGCGTCTTTCAGCACCTCGATGTTGGCTACGTCGGTGGGGTTGATGCCGCGCAGGTTATCTACGGGCACACCATCCACTACGTACAGCGGATCATTGGAGGCGTTGATGGAGGCGGCACCCCGCACCCGAATCTGCAATTCGGCACCGGGCTCACCCGAAGGGGTTTGCACGTACACACCAGGCATCTGACCAACCAGTGCATTCTCGATACGGTTGACGGGCCGTTCCTCGATTTCCTTGGCCGTGATACCCGTAACGGCACCCGTGACGTTGCCCGCCTTTTGGGTGCCGTACCCCACTACCACCACTTCGTCCAGGGCCTTGGTATCGGCCGTGAGACTCACATTGATGGTTGTTTTGCCGTTTATTTCCACTTCCTTGGTTAGGTAGCCAACAAAGGAGAAAACCAGCTTACCGGTGGTGGTAGGAACCGAGAGTTGGAAGCTGCCATCGGCATTGGTACCCGCCCCAATGGTGGTACCCTTTACTACTACCGTTACGCCCGGTAGCGGCTCGTTCTTATCAGAGGTCGTGACTTTGCCGGAAATCGATTGCGATTGAGCGAAGACGGACCGCGTAAACAGCAGTATTGCCAGCAACGGCAATAATCTGGCTAAGCAGTACATGTTTTTCATACGGAGTGAAGTGTGGTTGACGCTGAGGGGCCTGAAAAAAGTTCAGGAAGTTATTGTTACCCAGCGCGCGTTCCTTCCCGTACTTACCTGCTTATAATAATTAATTCAGGTCTGTGTTAGATGCAAAAGAGCCCGGCGTATAACCGGGCTCTTTTGCGCGTATGAACGGATGATAGTAGGCGAAGCGGGCGTGCACTCGTTTGCACTACCCAACCCCTAAATGTGCTGTGTTAGCAACCAGTACCTGCGCTTCCTACGCGCTTCAGCTAGCGTTACTGCCTTCTGGCCTGTGCAGTTGCTACTCGGCCTGCGGCTGTTCGGCGGCCACCTGCGTTACTGGCGTGGTGGTAGTGGAGGTAGCCGTTTGCTCGGTGTTGTCGGAGCCCAAATAGTTGCCGTAGCCCACAATGATGGTAGACAGCACCACCGTCAGAATACCCAACGACACAGTGCGCATGGTGGCACGGTTGGCGCCCCGCCATTCATGCAGATACAACCCCCACATTGAGCTGAACGCAATGATGAAGGCCATGTGCAGTGTCCAGCCCGAGAAACGGTAGACGCCCAGCTTGGTGTCGCCCATGCCGTAGAAGAAGAACTGGAAGTACCACAGCGTGCCCGCCATAGCGCAGAAGATGATGTTGCGTAGCGCCGGGAAGGTTGGGTTGAAATAATCGGTGTAGGTGCGGTTCTTGAGGTTGAGGTACAGGCACCACACGGCATTGGTGGTGAGGCCACCGAGCAGAATCACCACCAGAATGGCGTTGTTCTTATAGAGTGGGTCGGCGCCCTGCTGCACGGCCAAGTCGGCAATTTTCTGCCCCGCTTCCAGCCCGAAGGCGAAACAGGCGCTCATGATGCCCGAAAACACGGCCACCAGCAAGCCTTTCCGCAAATCATATTCGGCAATCGACTCGCCCTTCTCGGCCGCCGACAACGACTTCTCTTTCATGATGCCGGCCCGGCTGCAAATCAGGATACCAACCAGGCACACGAACAAGCCGAAGATTGTCACCTGCCCCGAGGCGGTACTCATCAGCTGCGACATGGTGCCGCCCCAGATAGGTGGCACCAGCGTGCCCACCAACGCGCACAGCCCCATGATGACGGCCATGCCCAACGACAACCCTAGGTACCGCATA is from Hymenobacter tibetensis and encodes:
- a CDS encoding 2-hydroxyacid dehydrogenase; translated protein: MTITFFNTKPYDHQFFEEVNQQYGHQLRFLEVPLNASTAPLAQGAEVVCVFVNDVVDAQVLHQLAENGVQLLALRCAGFNNVDLKTAAALNLPVVRVPAYSPYAVAEHTLALILALNRKTHRAYNRVREGNFALNGLMGFDLHGRTVGLIGLGAIGLVTARILKGFGCRVLGYDVQPSAASDELGVEFTDLPTLYAQSDIISLHCPLTPQTYHLINEESINQMKEGMMLINTSRGALIDGRAVIEGLKCEKIKYLGLDVYEEEGDLFFEDMSGKVIQDDVFMRLLSFNNVLVTGHQAFFTADALHNIARITLQNITDFEQGKPLANAVKS
- a CDS encoding rhamnogalacturonan acetylesterase — protein: MQHQPHESTQRNKGVLTYGLLLVLLALSAFTILPQASKKPTLFLIGDSTVKNGKGKGDGGLWGWGNFLPAHFDTTRLAVRNNALGGTSSRTFRTNGLWDKVQANIKPGDFVIMQFGHNDNGPLADTARARGTIKSNGEESQEIYNPIKKQQEVVHSYGWYLRQFIAEAKAKGATVYVCSPIPRNTWTAGKVNRATADYGLWASEAAKQGGAYFIDLNKIIADKYDKEGEEKVKSTYFNTTDHTHTIEAGARQNAESVVDGLKSIKKNPLLKYMVKA
- a CDS encoding rhamnogalacturonan acetylesterase, giving the protein MKNLFALLALCCVLTAFLKPSKPTLYLIGDSTVRNTNAPQAGWGSQLASYFDTTRISINNSAMAGRSTRTFISEGRWDKVHNALKPGDFLIMQFGHNEGSAPDTTKAGRRGVLKGTGEETKDLVWPDGRQETVHTYGWYLRKFIKEAKAKGATPMVASMIPRNEWKEGKVIRATNDYGKWAAEVAKQEGVTFIDLNSITADKYDKLGPYEVKKFFPGDHTHTNEAGARLNAESVADGIKAAKRLPLTKFLAKK
- a CDS encoding rhamnogalacturonan lyase, whose protein sequence is MKYTNKAGYMLLCSGLLAAGFSTKPRLKSTSHPAATQRQLERLGRGVVAVKQEGGGVFVSWRLLNSDPEGAGFLVFRQAKGGKAVKLTSKPIATSTNWVDKTADATQTYSYSVQLVAGKSTSRSPQDAPLEQAAVWAQNFMRVPLKRPAGGSVSSGTETSEYTYTANDASVADLDGDGQYEIVLKWEPSNARDNGSAGIAGPVLLDAYKLDGTQLWRINLGKNIRAGAHYTQFLVYDFDGDGKAEVACKTADGTTDGKGTIIGDASKDYRTLTVPTDGPPVASPRDSKYGRVLAGPEFFTVFNGLTGAALATAPYAPGRDPLGGWGGIGGNGGNDSHGNRADRMLAAVAYLDGVHASAVMCRGYYGRTVLAAWDWRDGKLTSRWMFDSQDDKNPFSGMGNHGLSVNDVDFDGKDEIVYGSMVVDDNGKGLFSTGLRHGDALHVSNFDPSTPDLEAWGVHENEEKVPGHENGPGAAMYDALTGKVLFSGLPGQDVGRGMAADIDPRYAGAEVWVSNRELGLLTCKGEPIGPAPRAVNFGLWWDGDLLRELLDGTTVSKWEYKAGAASTLLDGKPFGAASCNGTKATPCVSADLFGDWREEVMWRNANNDELLIFTTTIPTTHRFVTLMQDPAYRLGVARENVGYNQPPHTSYYLGEGMKPETAKIGK
- a CDS encoding RagB/SusD family nutrient uptake outer membrane protein; amino-acid sequence: MKSYKYFTYAAALGLAGLLTTACSEDILYIPPVANNIADEFYNSETQLNQAVLAIYNGCLSLPENSYWFLAEFRSDNVAADVASVQRDYSDVSNFNTTSQTNQLQATWTDLYEIVYRANILQEKVEPFTFARVEQFKGEARFLRALAYFDLVRYWGAVPIVEKTLGIEEAKQVPRSPVADVYKFIVDDLTFAAANLPASYGTTEKGRATRWAAKALLAKVYLTMYGYPLRQASALPLAKQQLADVYAAGGASTFSVAANFADLFKSANDNKYAVFELQYISGGTGLGNPIPWQQGQVFPTFWSPFTGFQADFTLPPALFGANWPKIDKRKAATLDSVIRNPTTNAITAGRPQLTKFLEKGITGIQNRTDYPNNFPIIRFEDVVLMYAEVLGEETSGPPPAMALTLINLIRKRSGIPEYTAASPEAASRDAFRAAVLKERRYEFIAEGQRWHDLVRTGNAISVMTAFKRSTTGTTATGGANFRQLDEHDLIFPIPLLELRLNPGFWEQNPGYN
- a CDS encoding SusC/RagA family TonB-linked outer membrane protein, whose amino-acid sequence is MKNMYCLARLLPLLAILLFTRSVFAQSQSISGKVTTSDKNEPLPGVTVVVKGTTIGAGTNADGSFQLSVPTTTGKLVFSFVGYLTKEVEINGKTTINVSLTADTKALDEVVVVGYGTQKAGNVTGAVTGITAKEIEERPVNRIENALVGQMPGVYVQTPSGEPGAELQIRVRGAASINASNDPLYVVDGVPVDNLRGINPTDVANIEVLKDAASAAIYGSRGSNGVVLVTTKRGKKGAAKLQFSGFTGMQIAESRLDVQSAEEWIQMRKEGIDLDWLAQNPINRIEDSRETRIQRLTVNGTPPSGTNIIRYTHDPKWAYGEDSLSYIDWQDAIFRRAIMQQYTVGVSGGTDNITYNVNGSFLDQKGIIIGSDLKRATLRANFDAQIRKGIKLFMTLAPSMEWSSLGRVDGTGGQALNAAQMPPVGPKEAGIYVGADPYTTYAWSGRYISPVAVMERTQANGTRTRLNANMGLNFDIYKGLQLQLLGAMDNGYFQDQQFFPTNSSREWFGAPEGSLSRSRYYQTFNTRYLFQSVLNYTRTFGDHSLNAILGYSVERTREDRSTQENTQLPNDNTFLFDRNNSTTNQNGIFAFKEALLSYFTRAQYDYKQKYLVSASLRRDGSSKFGSDNRWGYFPAVSVGWRLSGEDFMQDVTLVSDLKLRASWGVTGNNRIPNNSQFALLGAANYPLNGVSVNGFSSSGIDNTNLGWEQTASFNYGLDFSVLQSRLQVTADYYTKNTTDMLYRVPLSSLTGFTRTFVNIGEVYNQGVELGLTSRNMVKAFEWTTNFNASYNINRVERLDYDNTPVPSGESPGGFVSILQVGAPINSFLLYKAIGVYQTQAEVDTQPKLDNTRVGDIKYQDMNGDGKITVDDRTIIGNPQPKFIFGVTNSFRYKNFDLNVLVNAQAGGDLYSLIGRSIDRPGMGYLYNHASTWNNRWKSVDEPGDGKTPSITAQNSSLLDSRWLYSSDYIRLKNITLGYNLPKKSFYAGARVYVAIENAYIWHNYTGGFSPEALQAGGFDNGSYPQSRTYTFGFNLSL
- the rhaT gene encoding L-rhamnose/proton symporter RhaT, which gives rise to MAVIWGVIFHALGGFASGSFYLPYKKVKGWSWESYWLVGGIVSWLLVPWLLGFLTIPNLTDVLRQTDSSTLFWVYFWGVLWGFGGLTFGLAMRYLGLSLGMAVIMGLCALVGTLVPPIWGGTMSQLMSTASGQVTIFGLFVCLVGILICSRAGIMKEKSLSAAEKGESIAEYDLRKGLLVAVFSGIMSACFAFGLEAGQKIADLAVQQGADPLYKNNAILVVILLGGLTTNAVWCLYLNLKNRTYTDYFNPTFPALRNIIFCAMAGTLWYFQFFFYGMGDTKLGVYRFSGWTLHMAFIIAFSSMWGLYLHEWRGANRATMRTVSLGILTVVLSTIIVGYGNYLGSDNTEQTATSTTTTPVTQVAAEQPQAE